CGGCAACAAGGATAAACTGGCGTTAGTTACCACTGTAACCATAGTAACAGCCCATTTACTTTGtgaatttccaaaaatgttCGCATTGTTGAATTACGATTTTCGTTGGTTACAAGAAATAATAGAACAgaacatattgaaatatagcgCCGAAATTGGGAGTAAAATTGATTCGTTAGTGAACGTAATTTTGTACCTAGTTGTTAATAAACGTTTCCGTAGCAACGCTGCGGATATTTTGCGTTCTAAAAGTACAAAACACACCGTGAACTGATAATAAGTTTATAGAACCTAGAATCCACTTCTTAATCTGCCAGCTCCAACTCTAAGCTATGATGTTATTGTCCACTACATGCATCTTGTAATAAAATGAACCCGTTCAAGGAATATTAGAAGAAAAGGAACTGTATTTTTCATGGCAACAGAAAGTCACAATAAACGCAGTCCACCCTCGgtataaacattttcgaagaaatactcaaaatataatcaaaattGATACAATTTCTACGAATTCTAACAATCTatgatttgataaaaaaacggAACCCCTCAGAAGGCAGGGGTCTGAACCCCTGAAGAAATCGCCCACCAGATTCGCTCCCATGTACTCAAGTAAGTAGGTACAATTTGTAATTGTccaatatttattttcaattgagttaatcCCAGGGTTAAAGATAATGCCAGTCTTTCAAAATCGGGCCCCCGGcatttaaaatagatatatacaatctATTGTatcgaaaattaaaatctgttgAAATTCACGAATATAAAGTTGCATAATCgcgaaaattaaaatctacaGAAATAGCAGTTTTATATTGATAATAGACTCACGAATAGAAGCTGGGTGAATTATTGATTAGTAGCTCACACACGTGCATACACAGGGAGCAGGGTGGATCCGGGATTCATGAATAGCGTGTGACGCCTAACACCAAGTGTACAAGAGCTCAAAACCTGCTCACTGTATATAAAACCCTGCACACTCACACTCAACCCTGCACATTCAACACTCAGTACAGGTTCGTATTTACCGTAATTACTATCAATTGAATTATCATTActtcatgaaaatatcaaatttacttcaattgGATGAAAATCTTATAAAGATGAAAGTAATTTGAGATAAATACATGATACGTGGGATTTAATACATCTGAACAGTGTATACACAATATTAACCCTTTCTTCCTGATTCCCTACATCTGTAgattatattcaattcaatcagttTCTACTGTATTCATTTCAGATATGGCCACAGGTGGAGCCACCGGTATGAACGGTAGTCATCTCGacgatttattaaaatgttcGATATGTTATGACTATTTGAAGGATCCACGGACTCTGCCGTGTCTTCATACGTTCTGTACTGAGTGTTTACAGGGTCTTTATAACGCTACGATCCACAGCGACATCTCCGGGTTACTGTCATACGATATCATCTCGTGTCCGACCTGTAGAACTCGCACTATCgtaccaccagggggcgtcaCCGGATTCCCTAACGATTTCAAAGTATCGAAAATATCCGAAATCGTCTCCGACAATAATCGGTTATCACTAAACGACGGCGATGGCGTAAGTCCGACGACGAGAAGATGCGATATTTGTAAGTTCACTAACCGTCACATTCAAGCGAGCGTTTTCTGCGTCGAATGTTCGCGTTATTTCTGTAGCGGATGTATCAATCGCCATGACAACCGCGTATTGTTGAAAGGTCATCAGAAATACGAATTGATGAAACAGAAATTCGTCGATATCAAATGTGAAATTCACGACTCGGAAAACGTTCAATATTTCTGCGACGAATGCAAGGAATCCATCTGTCTGCATTGTACTATTACCGGTCGTCATAGCAACCACGATATAATCGAGCTCGGTAACGGAATTCAACAATGCgagttgaatttgaaagaatgCGCCGAGAAACTGACGCAAAAACTggagaaaatcaaaatatccgTTTATAAACTGAACGATATCGAAAAACAGATGAAGAATATCGGAGATGAGTCGATAGAACTGGTGAAAATGAGAGTGAGAGAAATGATAATATCGATTAAAAAACGAGAACATCAATTACTGAATGAATTAGACGAGCAAAATCACGAGAATCAGATACAAGTGAAAACAGACGtgcaaaatatcgaaatactCGAGAAATCAATAGACGAGAAACTCATCGAGATAACGAGGATTTTAAACGAGGAGAACGAGGAGAAAATCATTGACGCTTCGAGGAACCTCGCTCCGAAAATAAAACGTCTGCTCGAAGAGTGTGAGACGTACGGAACAGACAGAGACAGGGCAGGCGGCGACCGGGTACGATTGAGTAAATTCAttccatcgaaaaaaaacattaaactCGGTAAAATACAACAATTCACGGTTACCGCGGAGAAAATAGAACAAACCGTAAATACGTTCCGACAGATTCCGTTTAGAGTATTCGAATATCCGAGATTGATTTTCCTGTCGAAATTCTCGACGTCATCTGCCTGGGTCGGTGACGTTAGTTACCCGCAGATTATAGAATCATTCCCGGACGGGAACCTCGTCATCGCCGACACCAACAACTGCAGCATCCAAATATTCGACGTCGAGGGAAACTACATTAAATCGATAATAGAGGGCGCCGTGAAACCTCTGTCGATCGTTGTCACCGGCGACGGTAATATAGCGGTCGCTGATTTGATCGatagaaagattaaaatcGTCGATATCGATGGGAATATCGTAAGAGAATTCGGTGAATTCTGTTCACCGTGCGGGATTACGATCAACTCTAAACGACAATTCATTGTCACTGACTTCAATCAGAACAGTCTCGAGATATACTCACCTGAGTACACCCGCCTGAGAAAACAAACCCTTCACGATTACCGCGCCACTCGTCGTCACGGTTACTGTCGACCAATCACTGACAGCCGAGATAATATCTACATATCGGATGTTGGAGATCAGACGATTACTAAATACGATCAAGAGGGCGCTTTCGTCAAGAAATTCTACG
This Tubulanus polymorphus chromosome 7, tnTubPoly1.2, whole genome shotgun sequence DNA region includes the following protein-coding sequences:
- the LOC141909382 gene encoding E3 ubiquitin-protein ligase TRIM71-like; its protein translation is MATGGATGMNGSHLDDLLKCSICYDYLKDPRTLPCLHTFCTECLQGLYNATIHSDISGLLSYDIISCPTCRTRTIVPPGGVTGFPNDFKVSKISEIVSDNNRLSLNDGDGVSPTTRRCDICKFTNRHIQASVFCVECSRYFCSGCINRHDNRVLLKGHQKYELMKQKFVDIKCEIHDSENVQYFCDECKESICLHCTITGRHSNHDIIELGNGIQQCELNLKECAEKLTQKLEKIKISVYKLNDIEKQMKNIGDESIELVKMRVREMIISIKKREHQLLNELDEQNHENQIQVKTDVQNIEILEKSIDEKLIEITRILNEENEEKIIDASRNLAPKIKRLLEECETYGTDRDRAGGDRVRLSKFIPSKKNIKLGKIQQFTVTAEKIEQTVNTFRQIPFRVFEYPRLIFLSKFSTSSAWVGDVSYPQIIESFPDGNLVIADTNNCSIQIFDVEGNYIKSIIEGAVKPLSIVVTGDGNIAVADLIDRKIKIVDIDGNIVREFGEFCSPCGITINSKRQFIVTDFNQNSLEIYSPEYTRLRKQTLHDYRATRRHGYCRPITDSRDNIYISDVGDQTITKYDQEGAFVKKFYVADDDGELTGLCVDKFDRILFADKCRSRISILDPESGDQFVLLDKKSGLRSPSDVTITSQRHLVIVEGSIDCVRVYQMCDVNWQTDLPVLTPEDSDD